From Candidatus Eisenbacteria bacterium, a single genomic window includes:
- a CDS encoding CDGSH iron-sulfur domain-containing protein — MPGATITIRNNGSIRVEGDFTIVDQEGRPFDLAGRTMISLCRCGQSSNKPFCDSTHKTCGFASIVEARALPPPAPKPA; from the coding sequence ATGCCGGGAGCCACCATCACGATTCGAAACAATGGCTCGATCCGAGTCGAGGGGGATTTCACGATCGTCGATCAGGAAGGGAGGCCGTTCGATCTGGCCGGGCGCACGATGATCTCCTTATGTCGGTGTGGTCAGTCCTCGAACAAGCCGTTTTGCGACAGCACCCATAAGACATGCGGTTTTGCGTCCATCGTCGAGGCACGCGCGCTCCCGC